A region from the Candidatus Nealsonbacteria bacterium genome encodes:
- a CDS encoding NUDIX domain-containing protein translates to MKKARFSLVADVHLFLIKNNKILFLLRENTGYMDGYYHVPAGHLDGGEKIVSASIREAKEEIGIAIEPEDIKFMHIMHNKSNNERVAFFFEVKKWHGDIKNMEPDKCGGLVWFPLNKLPENIVPYVEKSIEYYLKGINFSHYGWD, encoded by the coding sequence ATGAAAAAAGCAAGATTTAGTTTAGTAGCGGATGTCCATTTATTTCTTATTAAAAATAATAAAATTTTATTTTTATTAAGAGAAAATACTGGTTATATGGACGGATATTATCATGTGCCTGCTGGTCATTTAGACGGAGGGGAAAAAATAGTTAGTGCATCAATAAGAGAAGCTAAAGAAGAAATCGGTATAGCTATAGAGCCTGAAGATATAAAGTTTATGCATATTATGCACAATAAGTCTAATAATGAAAGGGTGGCATTTTTCTTTGAGGTTAAAAAGTGGCATGGTGATATTAAAAATATGGAGCCAGATAAATGTGGAGGGTTGGTATGGTTTCCTTTAAATAAATTACCAGAAAATATAGTTCCTTATGTTGAAAAATCTATAGAATATTATTTAAAAGGAATAAATTTTTCCCATTATGGCTGGGACTAA
- the uppP gene encoding undecaprenyl-diphosphatase UppP translates to MDYIYAAVAGFVQGVTEFLPISSSGHLIILEHFFGVSPERFGLAFDASIHLGTLFAVLLFFFKDYADLYRNRPLLVRLIIGTIPTVVFGLLFESIIESSFRQLWLVGVALIGFSFIMFFAEKYGKKMRNGSSITKKESLIIGLFQTIALIPGISRSGATMSAGLFIGVKRDEAAKFAFLLSGPIVAGAGLLKFNEAMNTYTIQGDTFLHFVIGIISACVFGFLTIKYFLKFISTHTLYPFIVYRIVIGVLLILISVIR, encoded by the coding sequence ATGGACTATATATATGCCGCAGTCGCAGGATTTGTTCAGGGGGTAACGGAATTTCTTCCAATATCATCCTCTGGACATCTTATAATACTTGAACATTTTTTTGGCGTTTCCCCAGAGCGATTCGGACTTGCGTTTGACGCTTCAATTCATCTCGGGACGCTTTTTGCTGTATTATTGTTCTTTTTTAAAGACTATGCGGATTTGTATAGAAATCGTCCATTACTTGTTAGGCTTATTATCGGTACGATACCGACTGTCGTTTTTGGTTTATTATTTGAATCTATAATTGAATCGTCATTCAGGCAATTGTGGCTCGTTGGTGTAGCTCTTATCGGTTTTAGTTTTATAATGTTTTTTGCTGAAAAGTATGGAAAAAAGATGCGTAACGGAAGTTCAATAACAAAGAAAGAGTCGCTAATCATCGGCTTGTTTCAAACAATTGCCCTCATCCCAGGCATTTCCCGTTCCGGTGCCACTATGTCTGCCGGGTTATTTATTGGCGTTAAGCGCGATGAGGCGGCTAAGTTCGCGTTCTTACTCTCCGGTCCCATTGTTGCGGGAGCTGGTCTTCTCAAGTTTAATGAGGCAATGAACACATACACGATACAAGGCGATACTTTTCTTCATTTTGTCATTGGAATCATTTCAGCTTGCGTTTTTGGTTTTTTGACAATAAAGTATTTTCTCAAATTTATCTCAACTCACACGCTCTATCCGTTTATAGTGTATAGAATCGTAATAGGTGTTCTTTTGATTTTAATTTCAGTAATCAGATAA